In Ignavibacteriales bacterium, one DNA window encodes the following:
- a CDS encoding amino acid permease, with protein sequence MSNRSPWLSRLLVNKPLDVLLKESQESGEHSLKRVLGPVNLITLGIGAIIGAGIFVLTGSAAANYAGPAIVLSFVLAGTACLFAGLCYAEFASLIPIAGSAYTYGYATLGELFAWIIGWDLILEYAFGAATVSSGWSGYFLSFMSDIGVHIPAALTASPGTALVQYNGNWEHLARMQNTFQTLGIDAATLPQMTASFNLVAFIAVLAVTTILVIGIKESANFNSAIVIVKVGIVLVFIAIAGAYVIQHPDTTINVNWKNFIPPNTGDWGSFGWSGIARAASVIFFAYIGFDAVSTAAQEAKNPQKDMPIGIMGSLLICTILYIVVSGLLTAIVPYSSLNVAEPVAVGIDATGVKWGSYLVKVGAIFGLGTVMLVMLLGQSRVFYSMSRDGLLPRWAGKVHPKFRTPYVSTILVGVFVAFFGALLPINILGELVSIGTLLAFVIVCAGILILRKRRPDLHRPFKTPWVPFVPIMGIVISGLLMLSLPFDTWLRLIIWLVIGLIIYFSYGRHHSVHQKA encoded by the coding sequence ATGAGTAATCGGAGTCCTTGGTTATCTCGTCTCTTGGTCAACAAGCCGCTCGATGTATTGCTCAAAGAGTCGCAGGAAAGCGGTGAGCACAGCCTGAAGCGCGTTCTTGGACCGGTCAATCTCATTACACTCGGCATCGGAGCGATCATCGGCGCAGGGATTTTCGTCCTGACTGGTTCAGCTGCCGCAAACTACGCCGGCCCCGCGATTGTTCTCTCATTTGTGCTTGCAGGCACGGCCTGCCTGTTCGCGGGCTTGTGCTACGCCGAGTTTGCGTCGCTCATACCCATTGCTGGTTCGGCCTACACCTACGGTTATGCAACCCTGGGCGAGTTGTTCGCGTGGATAATCGGGTGGGACCTGATTCTCGAATATGCTTTCGGCGCCGCAACAGTTTCCTCGGGATGGAGCGGATATTTCCTCAGTTTCATGAGCGATATTGGTGTCCACATTCCAGCTGCATTGACCGCTTCACCCGGAACTGCGCTGGTTCAATACAACGGAAACTGGGAGCACCTGGCGCGCATGCAGAATACCTTTCAAACGCTCGGTATCGATGCCGCAACGCTCCCGCAGATGACGGCCTCCTTCAATCTCGTTGCATTCATCGCTGTACTTGCCGTTACAACGATCCTCGTCATCGGCATCAAAGAATCAGCCAACTTCAATTCGGCAATTGTGATTGTGAAGGTTGGTATCGTGCTGGTGTTTATCGCCATTGCCGGTGCATATGTTATCCAGCATCCGGATACAACGATAAATGTGAACTGGAAGAATTTCATTCCACCCAACACAGGTGATTGGGGAAGTTTCGGTTGGTCAGGAATTGCACGTGCGGCCAGCGTTATCTTCTTTGCTTATATTGGCTTCGACGCAGTCTCGACGGCGGCTCAGGAAGCGAAGAATCCTCAGAAAGACATGCCGATCGGCATCATGGGATCGCTGCTTATCTGTACGATTCTCTACATCGTAGTCTCCGGACTTCTCACAGCGATTGTTCCATACTCAAGCTTGAATGTCGCAGAGCCGGTCGCAGTCGGGATCGATGCAACAGGCGTGAAGTGGGGAAGCTATCTCGTCAAGGTCGGGGCGATCTTCGGACTGGGCACGGTCATGCTCGTTATGCTTCTCGGTCAATCGAGGGTGTTCTACTCGATGTCGCGTGATGGTCTGCTTCCGAGGTGGGCTGGCAAAGTGCATCCAAAGTTCCGGACTCCGTATGTTTCCACAATCCTCGTCGGAGTCTTCGTAGCGTTCTTTGGCGCATTGCTGCCGATCAACATCCTTGGAGAACTGGTGAGTATCGGCACGCTCCTGGCGTTTGTTATCGTCTGTGCAGGAATCTTGATTCTCAGGAAACGCCGGCCAGATTTACACCGACCATTCAAGACTCCCTGGGTACCATTCGTGCCAATCATGGGGATCGTGATCTCGGGTCTGTTGATGTTGAGTTTGCCATTCGATACCTGGCTTCGCTTGATCATTTGGCTGGTGATTGGGCTCATCATCTACTTCTCATACGGGCGTCATCACAGCGTCCATCAAAAAGCGTAG
- a CDS encoding amino acid permease, producing MPNQELPREFKHGLGLLDSTMIVIGSMIGSGIFIVSADIARTVGSPGLLLLVWLITGVITVIGALSYGELAGMMPHAGGQYVYLREAYNPLVGFLYGWTSFLVIQTGTIAAVAVAFARFTAVLIPGLGENNTLLHLFGLRISAAQVLAIACIALLTFINSRGLREGKIVQNVFTIAKTAALVGLILLGIIVGRNAHAIDANLANFWAGTWTHVSSGKIVSVESLSGFMLLAAIGTSMVGSLFSSDAWNNITFTAGEVINPKRNIPLSLALGTGVVTVLYLLANVAYILVLPVVGSPDAADLVGKGIQYASSDRVGTAAVTMVFGEPAAVIMAVLIMVSTFGCSNGLILAGARVYYAMAKDGVFFTKVGTLSSRSVPTTALVVQGIWASLLCLSGTYGDLLDYVIFAVLIFYVLTVIGIFILRKKRPDVERPYKAFGYPILPGLYILCASAIAIDLLIYKTEYSGSGLVIVLLGIPAFYLWKMFSGSNKRQPL from the coding sequence ATGCCAAACCAGGAACTGCCGCGTGAGTTCAAGCACGGACTTGGACTGCTCGATTCCACCATGATCGTCATTGGTTCGATGATCGGATCGGGCATCTTTATTGTCAGCGCTGACATTGCGCGGACCGTAGGTTCCCCCGGGCTTCTCCTGCTTGTCTGGCTCATCACAGGTGTGATCACAGTAATCGGCGCGCTCAGCTACGGGGAGCTCGCCGGGATGATGCCTCACGCAGGAGGACAGTACGTCTATCTGCGCGAGGCATATAATCCGCTCGTTGGATTCCTATACGGATGGACCTCGTTTCTTGTTATTCAAACCGGCACCATAGCTGCTGTTGCGGTTGCCTTCGCCAGATTCACCGCGGTCCTTATTCCCGGTCTCGGTGAAAACAACACCCTTCTTCACCTGTTCGGCCTTCGTATCTCGGCTGCCCAGGTGCTTGCCATCGCCTGCATCGCGCTGCTGACGTTTATCAATTCGCGGGGTCTCCGCGAAGGAAAGATTGTCCAGAATGTCTTTACGATTGCGAAAACGGCGGCGCTCGTCGGATTGATTCTGCTTGGCATTATCGTGGGGCGCAATGCCCACGCGATCGATGCCAACCTGGCCAACTTCTGGGCGGGAACATGGACGCATGTCTCAAGCGGCAAGATCGTCTCTGTGGAATCTCTCTCCGGATTTATGCTGCTCGCCGCCATCGGGACCTCGATGGTGGGCTCCCTGTTCTCGAGCGATGCCTGGAACAACATTACATTCACTGCCGGAGAAGTCATTAATCCAAAGCGCAATATCCCTCTCAGCCTCGCGCTCGGAACGGGAGTGGTAACAGTTCTCTATCTTCTTGCGAATGTCGCCTATATTCTCGTGCTGCCGGTAGTCGGTTCGCCGGATGCGGCAGACCTGGTCGGGAAGGGGATTCAGTATGCCAGTTCGGACCGGGTTGGGACCGCTGCTGTGACGATGGTCTTTGGTGAGCCCGCTGCAGTCATCATGGCAGTGCTTATCATGGTCTCCACGTTCGGATGCAGCAACGGGCTCATTCTCGCAGGTGCGCGTGTATATTATGCCATGGCGAAAGACGGGGTCTTTTTCACCAAGGTCGGCACACTCAGCAGCAGGTCTGTTCCCACGACGGCCCTTGTCGTTCAGGGAATTTGGGCAAGCCTCCTGTGCCTCTCGGGTACCTACGGTGACCTTCTCGATTACGTGATCTTCGCGGTTCTGATCTTCTATGTTCTCACGGTGATCGGCATATTCATACTCAGGAAGAAACGCCCTGACGTGGAGAGGCCGTACAAAGCATTTGGCTATCCGATCCTGCCGGGTCTGTACATTTTGTGCGCCTCCGCGATTGCCATCGATCTTCTGATCTACAAGACCGAGTACTCGGGGTCCGGACTGGTCATCGTTCTTCTCGGAATTCCGGCGTTCTATCTCTGGAAGATGTTCTCCGGTTCAAACAAAAGGCAACCACTGTGA
- a CDS encoding inorganic diphosphatase, giving the protein MNLKYLPIGDESPRVVNAVVELPKGSRNKYEYNMDLGVFQLDRVLYSSMHYPEAYGFIPSTLYEDGDPMDVLIVIDQPLQTGIMIEVRPIGILKMEDEKGTDDKVISVAKGDPTYSTIRSVKELPRHTLIEIEHFFTSYKELEGKHVKSFGWHGVVEARRAVTRASKAFSKTVQLKYRDGEPGR; this is encoded by the coding sequence GTGAATCTGAAATACCTCCCGATTGGTGACGAATCTCCCCGCGTCGTCAATGCTGTTGTTGAGCTTCCCAAGGGGAGTCGGAACAAGTACGAATACAACATGGACCTGGGCGTCTTTCAGCTGGATCGTGTTCTCTATTCATCCATGCATTATCCTGAGGCCTACGGGTTTATTCCCAGCACGTTGTACGAAGATGGAGATCCCATGGATGTGCTGATCGTTATCGACCAGCCATTGCAGACCGGGATCATGATCGAAGTGCGCCCGATTGGTATCCTGAAGATGGAAGACGAAAAAGGAACCGATGACAAAGTCATTTCTGTCGCGAAAGGGGATCCGACGTATTCCACGATCAGGTCGGTAAAAGAATTGCCGCGTCATACACTGATTGAGATCGAGCATTTCTTCACAAGCTACAAAGAGCTCGAAGGGAAACATGTCAAGAGTTTTGGCTGGCACGGAGTGGTGGAGGCGCGTCGGGCGGTCACAAGGGCCTCGAAAGCCTTCTCAAAGACCGTGCAGCTGAAATACCGCGACGGCGAGCCGGGACGTTGA
- a CDS encoding TerC family protein: MVPATPLLYFIFTVFIIALLLVDLGLFQRKEREIKIKEALGWSAVWISLALLFNVGLYIWHGREPALQFLTGYLIELSLSVDNLFVFLLIFMYFKVPMQYQHKVLFWGIVGAQVMRGLLIGLGVTLIMKFHWVLYLFGIFLVFTGVKMAFQDEAAEIKPERNILVRLFRKFVPVTSGYHGSRFFLKIEGRRYATLLFIVVLVVETTDLLFALDSIPAIFAITTDPFIVYTSNIFAILGLRSLYFALAGLMNLFHYLRIGLAIVLSFVGLKMLLAEVFPIPIAITLLIVGGVIALSVAASLMWPKTEQP; the protein is encoded by the coding sequence ATGGTTCCGGCCACACCTCTTCTGTACTTTATATTCACGGTCTTCATCATCGCCCTCTTGCTGGTCGACCTCGGACTATTCCAGCGCAAGGAACGTGAAATCAAGATCAAAGAAGCGCTCGGCTGGAGCGCCGTGTGGATTTCACTGGCACTTCTCTTCAATGTGGGGCTGTACATCTGGCATGGCAGGGAACCCGCGCTTCAGTTTTTGACGGGGTACCTGATCGAGCTTTCGCTGAGCGTCGACAATCTCTTCGTGTTTCTCCTCATCTTCATGTATTTCAAGGTACCCATGCAGTACCAGCACAAGGTCCTGTTTTGGGGAATTGTCGGCGCGCAGGTGATGAGAGGACTCCTCATCGGACTCGGTGTCACGCTGATCATGAAATTCCATTGGGTCTTGTATCTCTTTGGGATCTTTCTTGTGTTCACGGGTGTCAAGATGGCTTTCCAGGACGAGGCGGCAGAGATCAAACCGGAGCGTAATATCCTTGTCCGTCTATTCAGGAAATTTGTCCCGGTCACTTCAGGCTATCATGGTTCCCGGTTTTTCCTCAAGATCGAGGGACGCCGCTACGCGACACTGCTCTTCATTGTTGTTCTCGTCGTAGAAACCACCGATCTTCTCTTTGCGCTCGATTCCATTCCTGCGATTTTTGCGATCACCACCGACCCTTTCATTGTCTACACTTCGAACATCTTCGCGATTCTTGGACTTCGCTCGCTCTATTTTGCCCTCGCGGGGCTTATGAACCTCTTTCATTATCTCCGGATTGGCTTGGCGATCGTCCTGTCATTCGTTGGATTGAAGATGCTCCTTGCGGAAGTGTTTCCGATTCCAATTGCCATTACCCTTCTCATCGTCGGAGGCGTGATTGCCCTGTCGGTCGCCGCGTCCTTGATGTGGCCCAAAACGGAACAACCCTGA